The Thermomonospora amylolytica sequence GGCACCGTCGGCGCGGTCGCGCAGGCCCTCGGCTACACCCCCTCGGCGGTGTCCCAGCAGCTCGCCCGGCTCCAGCAGGAGCTCGGCGTGCCCCTGGTGGAACGGGCCGGGCGCCGGCTGCGGCTCACCGAGGCGGGCGAGGTGCTGGCCGACCACGCCGAGGCGCTGCTGGCCCGCGCCCAGCAGGCCGAGGAGGAGACCGCCGCGGCCTCCGGGCGGGTGGTCGGCGTGGTGCGGGTGGTGGGCTACCAGACCGCCCTGATCAACCTGCTCGCCCCGGTGCTGCCGGGACTGGCGCGGCGGCATCCGGAGCTGACCGTCGAGGTGATCGACGAGGAGTTCGTCCGGGTGCTGCAGGCGCTGGTGCTGCGCGAGGTGGACATCGTCATCACCGACGAGTACTCGGCGCTGCCCCGGCCCCGCCGTCCCGAGCTGACGGCCGAGCCGCTGATCACCGAGCCGATGCGGCTGGCGCTGCCGGAGGGGCATCCGGCGGCGGCCTCCGGGGGGCCGGTGCGGCTGGCGGACCTGGCCCGGGAGACCTGGGTGACCGGCCATCCCGGCACCAACCACGCCGAGCTGCTGGAACGCGCCTGCGTGGACCTGGCCGGGTTCCGGCCCGACATCCGGCACCGCAGCAACGACATCCACGTGATCATGGCGCTGGTCCGGCACGCGGGGGCGGCCTGCCTGTTCCCGGACGTGGGGCGGGCCGAGAGCTTCCCCGGCGTGGTGGTGCGCGACCTGGCGGACGCCGAGCTGCGGCGGCACATCGTGGTGTGGACCCGGATCGGCGCCGACGTGCGGCCCTCGGTGCGGGTGGTGCTGGAGGCGCTGCGCGGCTCGGCGGCCGAGCTGACCGGGCGGTTCCCCAGCCTGGCCCTGCTCATCTGAGGGCGGCGCCCCGGACTCCCGAGACGCCGGGGCGGACCGCCTGATCCGGCGCGTTCCGGCGCGGGGGAATAGAACCGGCACCGCCGGATGCTGACCCGAATGCGTCAGGGGTCCGGTAGATCGCCAATATGACGATTGGCATAGAGTGCCTGGCATGGACGCTGCCAGCACGGTGACCGAATCGGCACTCCGGCGGGCGCTGGCCCGCGCACGCGACGGCAAGGCCCTCGACCAGGACGAGGCCACCACCCTCCTGCACGCCCGCGGCCCGCACCTGGACCGGCTGCTGGAGTACGCCTCCCGCACCCGCGACGCGGGACTGCAGGCCGCCGGGCGGCCCGGGATCATCACCTACAGCCGCAAGGTGTTCATCCCGCTCACCCGGCTGTGCCGCGACCGCTGCGGCTACTGCACCTTCGCCACCGTCCCGCACCGGCTC is a genomic window containing:
- a CDS encoding LysR substrate-binding domain-containing protein, which codes for MLDLARLRVLRELKTRGTVGAVAQALGYTPSAVSQQLARLQQELGVPLVERAGRRLRLTEAGEVLADHAEALLARAQQAEEETAAASGRVVGVVRVVGYQTALINLLAPVLPGLARRHPELTVEVIDEEFVRVLQALVLREVDIVITDEYSALPRPRRPELTAEPLITEPMRLALPEGHPAAASGGPVRLADLARETWVTGHPGTNHAELLERACVDLAGFRPDIRHRSNDIHVIMALVRHAGAACLFPDVGRAESFPGVVVRDLADAELRRHIVVWTRIGADVRPSVRVVLEALRGSAAELTGRFPSLALLI